From a single Anomaloglossus baeobatrachus isolate aAnoBae1 chromosome 4, aAnoBae1.hap1, whole genome shotgun sequence genomic region:
- the LOC142300931 gene encoding histone H3 has translation MARTKQTARKSTGGKAPRKQLATKAARKSAPATGGVKKPHRYRPGTVALREIRRYQKSTELLIRKLPFQRLVREIAQDFKTDLRFQSSAVMALQEASEAYLVGLFEDTNLCAIHAKRVTIMPKDIQLARRIRGERA, from the coding sequence ATGGCCAGAACTAAGCAGACCGCCCGTAAATCCACCGGAGGGAAAGCTCCCCGCAAGCAGCTGGCCACTAAGGCCGCCAGGAAGAGCGCTCCCGCCACCGGAGGAGTGAAGAAGCCGCATCGCTACCGGCCGGGGACAGTCGCTCTCCGGGAGATCCGCCGCTACCAGAAATCCACCGAGCTGCTGATCCGGAAGCTTCCCTTCCAGCGCCTGGTGAGAGAGATCGCCCAGGACTTCAAGACCGATCTGCGCTTCCAGAGCTCGGCGGTCATGGCCCTGCAGGAGGCCAGCGAGGCTTATCTGGTGGGGCTGTTCGAGGACACCAACCTGTGCGCCATCCACGCCAAGAGGGTCACCATCATGCCCAAAGACATCCAGCTGGCCCGCAGGATCCGCGGGGAGAGGGCGTAG
- the LOC142300932 gene encoding histone H2B 1.1-like encodes MPEPAKSAPAPKKGSKKAVTKTQKKDGKKRRRSRRESYAIYVYKVLKQVHPDTGISSKAMGIMNCFVGDIFERIAGEASRLAHYNKRHTITSREIQTAVRLLLPGELAKHAVSEGTKAVTKYTSAK; translated from the coding sequence ATGCCTGAACCCGCCAAGTCTGCGCCTGCGCCCaagaagggctccaagaaagccgtgaccaagactcagaagaaggacggcaagaagCGGAGGAGGAGCCGGAGggagagctatgccatctacgtgtacaaggtgctgaagcaggtgcaccccgacaccggcatctcctccaaggccatgggcatcatgaactgcttcgtcggtgacatcttcgagcgcatcgcaggggaagcctcccgcctggcgcactataacaagcgccacaccatcacctcccgggagatccagaccgccgtgcgcctgctgctgcccggagagctggccaagcacgccgtgtccgagggcaccaaggccgtcaccaagtacaccagcgccaagtga
- the LOC142300933 gene encoding histone H3, protein MARTKQTARKSTGGKAPRKQLATKAARKSAPATGGVKKPHRYRPGTVALREIRRYQKSTELLIRKLPFQRLVREIAQDFKTDLRFQSSAVMALQEASEAYLVGLFEDTNLCAIHAKRVTIMPKDIQLARRIRGERA, encoded by the coding sequence ATGGCCAGAACTAAGCAGACCGCCCGTAAATCCACCGGAGGGAAAGCTCCCCGCAAGCAGCTGGCCACGAAGGCCGCCAGGAAGAGCGCTCCCGCCACCGGAGGAGTGAAGAAGCCGCATCGCTACCGGCCGGGGACAGTCGCTCTCCGGGAGATCCGCCGCTACCAGAAATCCACCGAGCTGCTGATCCGGAAGCTTCCCTTCCAGCGCCTGGTGAGAGAGATCGCCCAGGACTTCAAGACCGATCTGCGCTTCCAGAGCTCGGCGGTCATGGCCCTGCAGGAGGCCAGCGAGGCTTATCTGGTGGGGCTGTTCGAGGACACCAACCTGTGCGCCATCCACGCCAAGAGGGTCACCATCATGCCCAAAGACATCCAGCTGGCCCGCAGGATCCGCGGGGAGAGGGCGTAG
- the LOC142301817 gene encoding histone H1.01-like, with protein MAETAPAAAPPPAEPAAKAKKAAKKSGAAKKSSKPSGPSISDLLVKAVSASKERSGVSLAALKKAAAAGGYDVEKNNSRLKLAIKALVTKGTLLQVKGSGASGSFKLNKETKAKAATKKPAKPAAKPKKPAAKKAAKSPKKPKKAPAAAKKSPKKAKKPAAAAAKKAAKSPKKPKAAPKPKKVTKSPAKKAAKPKAKKPAAKK; from the coding sequence ATGGCAGAGACCGCACCGGCCGCCGCTCCTCCTCCTGCTGAACCGGCCGCCAAAGCGAAGAAAGCGGCAAAGAAATCCGGGGCCGCAAAGAAAAGCAGCAAACCCTCCGGTCCCAGCATCTCCGATCTGCTGGTGAAAGCCGTGTCCGCCTCCAAGGAGCGCAGTGGGGTGTCTCTGGCCGCCCTGAAGAAGGCTGCGGCCGCCGGAGGATACGATGTGGAGAAGAATAACAGCCGCCTGAAGCTGGCCATCAAGGCTCTGGTCACCAAGGGCACCCTGCTCCAGGTGAAGGGCAGCGGCGCCTCCGGGTCCTTCAAGCTCAACAAGGAGACTAAGGCCAAGGCGGCCACGAAGAAGCCGGCGAAGCCGGCGGCCAAGCCCaagaagccggcagccaagaaAGCGGCCAAATCCCCGAAGAAGCCCAAGAAGGCTCCGGCCGCCGCCAAGAAGAGCCCGAAGAAGGCCAAGAagcccgcagcagccgcggccaAGAAAGCCGCAAAGAGCCCCAAGAAGCCGAAGGCCGCTCCGAAGCCCAAGAAAGTGACGAAGAGTCCGGCTAAGAAGGCGGCAAAACCCAAAGCCAAGAAGCCCGCGGCCAAGAAATAA